Genomic segment of Runella rosea:
GGTTGACGAATCAGTTCAATGAATTGTTGCATGCGAATGTTTAATTAATAGTGATAATTGAGAATTAAGTTGAAGTGAGACATATTTACTTTGTTGAATACATAGCGCTCGTTTTGGTATGTTTCGCCAATTTCATCTTTTCGAACAACCAACAGCAAGGCGTTTAATCCTTTTAGGTATTTTTCAAATTGATACGTAACGCCTAAGTTAATTTGAGAGTACGAAGGCATTCCGTATTTGTTAAGTGCGAAATTTTTAGTGTCTGGCAGTTGGAAATACCCGCCGCTGATTTCAATTTTTAGGTTCTTTATTGGCTTATAAAAGGTATTGATACTCGTAGCGGTTACGTCCCCAAATCCTTCGTTTCGCTCGCGGGGCATAAACGTATAAAAAGGTTCTCGGCCCCATTCACGCGGCATGAGGTACCTGCCTTCGGCGGTGATTCTGGTGGCATTGATGTACCAATCAAACTTGGATGATTGCCGCCCGATTCGGCCTGAAATAACCGTTGACGTTGCTCCAGATTGGGTATAAGCCTGCGCAGGGTCTGTATTTCCACCGTTTCCCAAGGCATTTTGTTTGACTAATTGCCCACCTATAAACCAATTTTTCCCAGCCACGGTTTTTGATTTCCATTCTGCTTTCAGAAAACCCGTGTTAGCTATGTTTTCAAGGTAGGTATCCCAAAACTCAATCGACCATTGTTTTTTGCGGTAGGTTGCGCCAAAAATCCCGACTCCTTTTGATTCCGTATTTCCTTTGTACTGAGAGGTTTTGCCGTTTATATCGACTCCTACGGGGTAAATACCCATGCTTTCACCCACTTCAAACCACCGAACGGTTGAGCGCGGAGAAATCCGCCAAATGTATTCGCCGTGGAGTTTAAAGTTTGTCCATTCATTGATATCTACCACGGCAGCCTCGGTCAGGGTGGGCCGCATTCGTCCGTCCTGCGGATTGATAAAGGGTGACTGTGGAATTTGCCGACCGATGGTCACAAGTGATTTTTTACCGAAGTGGGTTTTGATAAATAACTCCTCCAGTCGGTCCAAATCTTCGTGGTCGTTGGGACGCTCAATGTCAAAAAGTCCAATCTCGTAGCGATTGACTTGGCCCGTCAGCGGGTCGGCTTTGGCGAGGTCAGTGGATTTGATATTAAACATGAAAAAACCACTCAGACCCAGCTGAAAACGCTTGAAAAATTTAGGTGTTTCGTAGCCAATTCCTGCCCCTGCCCCCCACGCA
This window contains:
- a CDS encoding OprD family outer membrane porin, yielding MLSRVYGQGIHSHREIEKDTNTLNHFFANGRFYGHARSYWSGTVNDGNLSDAFAWGAGAGIGYETPKFFKRFQLGLSGFFMFNIKSTDLAKADPLTGQVNRYEIGLFDIERPNDHEDLDRLEELFIKTHFGKKSLVTIGRQIPQSPFINPQDGRMRPTLTEAAVVDINEWTNFKLHGEYIWRISPRSTVRWFEVGESMGIYPVGVDINGKTSQYKGNTESKGVGIFGATYRKKQWSIEFWDTYLENIANTGFLKAEWKSKTVAGKNWFIGGQLVKQNALGNGGNTDPAQAYTQSGATSTVISGRIGRQSSKFDWYINATRITAEGRYLMPREWGREPFYTFMPRERNEGFGDVTATSINTFYKPIKNLKIEISGGYFQLPDTKNFALNKYGMPSYSQINLGVTYQFEKYLKGLNALLLVVRKDEIGETYQNERYVFNKVNMSHFNLILNYHY